The following nucleotide sequence is from uncultured Draconibacterium sp..
AAATATAAATGCGATCGAGCTTCTTAATATGTTTTCTTGTTGTTTTTGGATTTTACTCCACATTCGCTCAAGCAGATGATGTAAGATTCAGAAGAGTATCACCTCCCGGTGGTTTTAGCTTTCAGGCAATCCATTCGTTTAACCAGGATAAATTTGGTTATATCTGGATGGGTGGATTTGATGGTGTTTTAAGATACGATTCAAAAGAAATTATTCGTTTCTCCTATCAACCTGAAAAAGAAGATGGATTACCAAGTAATACAGTAACAGCAATAGCGATAGACAAAAACAACAACATTTGGGTCAGTACCGATAAAGGTCTTTGCAAGTTTAACACTGTTACGCAAGAATTTGAACAGGTGCATTACACCTATGAGAATAGCACACAAGTCAACCAACACCTTTTCTCTATTCAATTTGATGGACAAGGCAAACTTTGGATTGTTGATGAACATTTTTTTGGTTACCTCGATGAAACTTCCAATAAAATGATCAGAATTACTGATAGAATGACCAACTCACCACGTTTGATTTATAACGACGAAACAAACAGGTTATGGCTTGGTACACAGGATGGCTCGGTATATAAAGTAAACTACAAAGAAGCAAAAATTGAAAAGTTAATAAACGGACCGGGCTCTACGGTACGCACCATAAGTACCAGCACCGATAATATTTGGGTAGGCTACCAGGAGCATGGTGCACGCATGTACGACTTTGAAGGAAAACTGAAATATCATTATCAATACACAAAAAATCCGGATTATGATATCAGAGATGCCAGTATAAGAAAAATATGGAGAGATACTCGCGGGCAAATATGGATTGGATCGTATCTGGGATTATTTAAAAGTATAGGCAAAGAACTAATACACTACGATCACAACAAATATGAAGGACTTCCCCATAATTCAATTTTCGATATTTATGAAGATAATCAGGGAGGAATATGGATTGGAACATGGTCGGGAGGAGTTGCCTATATGCATCACTCCGATAACAGTTTTACCAACTATCGTCATTCAAATGAACCCGGAACAATTTCAGACAATATGGTCAGTTCCTTTGCACAAACCCCCGATGGCCAACTCTACGTAGGCACCGAGCTTTTCGGGTTGAATCGTTTTAATCCAAAGACCTCTGTTTTCACCCCTCTGCAAATCACAAAACAGAACGGTATTATTGATATAAAAGCAATGGAAATTGACAAAAATGGTGGTTTGTGGATAGGTTCTGCATTTAACGGCTTATTTTACAGGCCTGCCAGGCAAAGCAACTTTATACACTTTCCGGCAGGAACAGAGGATGGCAAACATGTCTCGGCCTCCGAAGTGTATTCACTTTGCAAATCAGACTCAGGGATGTGGATTGGCACCAACCTGGGAGGAATTAACTTTTACCATTTCGGAACAAAAGAAATAAGTTTCGAATCAAAAAAATCACCTTTTGAGCAATTACTTAACACCAATTGCCAGGCACTTACAACCGACACAAAAAATAACTTATGGATTGGAACCCAAAATGGCGCAATCCGTATTCACCTTCCAACAGGTAAATCAACCTCATTCAATATTTACGAAAAAAATAATCATAAAACAGGAAGTCAAAACTTCTATTTTATAAAACAACTTAGTGATGGTAGAATATGGATGGGCACCGGAGGAAATGGAATAAATATCTACAATCCAAAATCAGATTCGATAAGCATTTTTACAGCAAATGGTTTACTAAAAAACAAAGATGTTTACGGAATTATTGAAGATTCTTACAAGAATATCTGGATTACCAGCAATGATGGTTTAATCTCATACAATTCGGATCTTCAAACCTCGCGAAGGTTTGTGCTGAATGATGGTATACAGGGCGATCTTTTTAACCCAAGTGCCATCTACAAAGATAATCAAGGTAATATATACTTCGGTGGTACCAATGGTTTTAGCCTTCTTGAACCCAAACCAATACATACCAACCATCGCCCCCCAAATATACTACTCACAAAAGTTAGTGCAAATAACCGATCGATAGTTCCGGAACAAACGGGCATTAACCAATATCAAAAAATTGTACTTGATCCAACAGAAACAAACCTCAATTTTACCTTTTCTGCCGATAATTATTTATTACCCGATAAAAATGAATTTTCTTACCGTCTGGTTAATTATATTGACAATTGGGTTGATAATAATAATAGGGGAACTGCTAATTTTGTAAACCTTCCTGCCGGAGAATATCGTTTTGAAGTGAAGGCAAGTAATAACGATGGCATTTGGAACGATGAACCAGCCAGTATAGACATAGTTGTAAAGCAGTTTTGGTATAAATCAACGTATGCAATTGCTGTTTATTCCTTTATCTTTCTTTTAATTATTATCGCAGTCATCCGGTTTTTCAGAGAACGATCGAAACTAAAAAAAGACTTGCTTATTGAGAAAATGGAACACAAGCAGGAGGAACAGCTTACTGAGATGAAACTAAAGTTTTTTACAAATATATCGCACGAATTCAGAACCCCACTTACACTAATAAATGGCCCTGTAAACCAGTTGTTACTGGATACAAATTTAACCGATGCTCAGCACAAACAACTTGATACAGTTAAACGTAATTCAAATCGTCTGCTTCAGCTGATTAACCAGATAATGGATCTCAGAAAGGCAGAAAAAGGCCTGGAGAAACTAAAAATAAGTAAAATTGATTTGGTTAGTTTTATCAACAAACGAGTACTTAATTTTTCGGAGGAAGCACGCACAAATAACATTACATTTTCTTTTAATTACACCACCAGCTCGAGTATTATTGAAGCCGATGAAGAAAAACTCGATAAGATTATTTTCAACCTGTTATCGAATGCATTTAAATATACCCCTGTAAACGGAGAAATTACGATTACTATTCACGAGAACAAACTCGATAATATCCATAATTTTACAAACCAATTGAGTTTTGGCGAACTGGAAAATGAAGAATTTGTTGAAATAGCAGTCGTTGATAGTGGCCAGGGTATCAGTAGTGAAGATTTACCTCATATATTCGAGCGATTTGAACAAGGTAGAAGTCAAAACTCAAAAGTTAACAGTAGCGGTATTGGCCTAAATCTTTGTAAAGATTTTACACTAATTCATCGGGGTATTATTGTTGTTCAGAGTAGTCCGGGAAAAGGAACCCGCTTTTCGGTTCAACTACCTACCAAACAAAAAGCACAAAAAATATTATTTCAAAGCCATGAGATAGTAAAAAATGTGGAATCATGGCAATCAACTGATATGACACCATCGAATCCGAATTTAAATGACAAAAATACAACCATTATAGTGGTAGAGGATAATAAAGACTTACGCGAATACATTACAGGCCTTTTGAACAATTTTTACAACGTGCTATTTGCCGAAGATGGTAAACAAGGACTTGACATGTTGAAATCAAAAAATATCGATTTGGTTATTTCGGATGTAATGATGCCACAAATGGATGGTTTTGAGTTTTGCCAAACCATTAAATCGCAAATCGAAACCAGCCATATCCCGGTAATATTGTTAACTGCATTATCATCAGCAGAGAACACCTCAACTGGTCTGGATAAAGGGGCTGACGCATATATTTCGAAACCTTTCGAAGAACAGGTACTGTTATCTCAAGTAGCAAACCTATTAAATCAACGGAAAAGATTACAAGAAAACTTTGCCAAACGTATGGTAAGCAAACAGGCAATAGATATTGGAAGCCTAGATAATTACTTTTTAAACAAAATAAATAGCATTATCGAAGAGAATATAACCAACGAAAATTTCACAGTTGATTTATTGGCCAGTGAAATGAGCCTGAGTCGTAGCCAACTTCACCGCAAGCTAAAACAAATTTCAAACCACTCGGCATCGGAATATATTAATATGGTTAGAATAAAAAAAGCTACAGCCTTGCTCGCCACCAAAAGCTACAATGTTGATGAAGTAGCTTTTAAAGTAGGTTTTAACAGTCATTCTTATTTCTCAAAATGTTTCAAGAAAATACATGGACAAACGCCTAAAGAATACCTAAAAGGGCTATAATTCCCTATCTGTCGATAAAAATATCTCATCTATCGATTCTGTTTTCAAAATAACGCCCCCATACCTATCTTTGATTCAACAATTAAAACAAAAGAAAACAGATACATAGTTTTTTCATAAGTTTAGTTTAATTCGACTAGGGAGTTCAGGAAACAGGGAGGCAGAGGCTTCCCTGTTTTTGTTGTCAATGAACGTGGTCTAATGGAAAGTTATTTACCGAACGAATATCTCATTTCCAGCAAATCCTTTTATAATCCTTATTTCCAAACCTAAGCTTGGAAAATCTGTCGATGAAAAATTCAAATCCGTCGAGTCTATTTCTTAAAGAATCTCCCATCAATTTTCTTTGTACCAATCAAAATTCAATTAAAAACTAAAGTTTACTGAAATGGAAAATTCGAAAACAGATAACAGAAAATTAATTATTAGATTGTTTGCCTTATTAATACCGATTGGTTTGCTTATTGGATGTCAAAACAACGATGATGACATATCCTCAGACGATTCGGATGTTATTATTACTTACGATTACACTTTGGTAGCATCTGGGCAGACTTCTATTTATGACGCCGACGGTGCAGAACTTTATAACCTAAGTGAAGGCGATGCATTTTTCGGGCAAGATGGGAATTACCTTAAAGGAGCTACCATGTCATACATCGATAATAGCGACGGTACCACATCTGATTTAAATACAGGATTAATGTGGCAAACAATTCCCTTACCCGAGAAAATGACCTATGACGAAGCCATTGAATATTGCGAAAATATCGAACTGGCGGGTTACGACGACTGGCGTGCTCCGAACCTGAAAGAGCTGTTTTCGATTAGTGATTTTGGTAAAGGATGGCCTTATCTTGACACAACTTATTTTAAACTGGCATCGGGTATTGTCGACAAATCGGAACAGTTTTGGTCGAGCAACCGCTATGTTGGGACTACAGTTGAAGGACAGGATAATGCCGCCTTTGGGGTAAACCATGTTACCGGACATATAAAAGCCTATGCTGCCGGCTCAGAAATGGAAGGTGGAGAAGGAGGCATGCCACCATCAGGTGGTGGCCCACAAGGCATAGGAACTACACCAACCGACAGCACTGGTGCAGGAACTCCCCCACCAGGAGGCGAAGGATCAATTGGCGACGGCACCATGAGTGGCCCGCTGGCTAAATACATTCGTGCAGTACGTGGCGACGAGTATGGTACTAACGATTATGTTGACAATGGAGATGGTACTATTACCGACAAATCTACCGGTTTAATGTGGACACAAGACGACAGCGGAGAAGGAATGATTTGGGAAGATGCATTATTTTATGCCGAAAATTCAATATTTGCCGGATACGACGATTGGAGATTACCAAATGTAAAAGAACACCAGGCAATAGTTGATTATGGTTATTCACCAACAGCAACCGCCCCCGATAAAGTTGGACCGGCCATAGACCCAATATTTAATTGCACACAAATTATCAGCGAAGCGGGTTACGACGACTACCCTTACTACTGGACAAGTACCTCAGCAAATTTTTCGAAAGGACAACTCTATTATTACGCCTGGTATATTTCGCTAGGCAGAGCTGTAAACGACCAGGGCGAAGATTTCCACGGAGCAGGTGCCGTTCGGTTTGACACAAAAGACATTGATGGCCCAGCAGGAGAAGATGCAGAACGCTATTACAACTACGTTCGGTTGGTTCGTAATGCTGAATAAGAAGGTATAAAAAGACTTTGTTTTCAGGCTTTGAAATGCCGGACACCCGGGGCAGAATAAAACTTGCCCTTGTGTTCGGCAAATTCAGCATAAATTTACTGATTAAATTGAAAGCGTATATAAAAACTTTACTTTTACAAAAATATGAGAACTACCATAAAACTCAATACTAATTTTGGCAGAGTACAGTTTCAAATATTGCTGTTTATCTGGCTGCTAATTTTTTCCATTCCCTTGCTAGCAGGCGACACCTCCAACGGAATAGCCTGGTCGCGCATTATAAGAATCTGGACAGAATACGGATTTGTTTTTATTGTATTTTTGATAAACCATTTCCTTTTATTTCCTCAATTTTTAAAAGGGAGACGGGTATTGTATTTTGTTTCTGTTTTTTGCATACTGATGCTACTCATTCTGGTCTCTTACTTTTTTGAGAATACCAACACTCCGCCAAACAATGCGCTGCAGCCAATGAGGCCTCCTATCGATCGTCCTCCCGGATCTCATCCTGGAAAAGGGCCAAGAGAATTTATTCCTCCATTTGGGAACCTGCTAATAATTACCATTTTAATGATTGGCTTTGATGCCGGCTTATCTTTTTCAGGGAAATGGCTGCAAGCCGAGCAAAACAAAATCATACTTGAGAAAGAAAATATGGAAAACAAAATGGCTTTTCTTCAAAACCAGATTAGCCCGCACTTTTTCATGAATACGTTAAATAATATTCACGCGCTGGTTGATATCGATACAGAAGAGGCAAAAGAGGCAATTATCCGCCTCTCGCAAATGATGGCCTATATGTTATACGAATCGCAAACCGAAAAAATTAGCATTCAAAAAGAAATTATTTTTATAAAAAGCTATGTAGAGTTAATGAAATTACGGTTTCCTGAAGAAGTTGATGTAAAACTCAGTATTCCTGAAACATTGCCCGACATTAATGTGCCGCCGCTGCTTACTATCTCGTTTATCGAAAATGCCTTTAAACATGGAGTAAGCTATGAAGAATCGTCTTTCATTCACATAAAATATATAGTCAAAAAAGATAAAATGTATTTCGAAATACAAAACTCCGATCATTCAAAACGGGAAAAAGACAAAAACTCCGGGCTTGGATTGGAAAATGCACAAAAACGACTTGCCCTGATTTATAACAACAATTATGAGTTGCTTATTAACAAGGATGTCAGAAACATATTCAAAGTAAACTTAAACATTCCTGTATGATTCGCTGTATTGCCATCGACGACGAACCTTTAGCATTAAGACAAATAACCGGTTATGTAGAAAAAACACCATTTTTGGAGTTGTCTGCAAGTTTTAATAGCGCCTTAAAAGCAATGGATTTTCTAAACGAAAATGAGGTGGACTTAATGTTTGTGGATATTAATATGCCCGATCTCACGGGACTCGATTTTGTAAAATCCACTTCAGCAAAGGCAAAAGTTATTTTTACGACAGCCTATCGCGAATATGGTTACGAAGGATTTCAACTCGATGCCGCCGACTATTTGGTAAAACCTATCGGTTATCCTGATTTTTTAAAAGCTGTTACTAAAACAAAAGAGCGTTTTTTTACAAAAAAAGAATCAGTAGAAACTATTGAAAAAAATGACCAGTATCTGTTTATAAAATCGGAATACAAAATTGTTCGCATCGACTTTAAGGATATTACATTTATTGAAAGTATGCGCGATTATGTACGTATTCATTTAGATAACCAAAAGCCGGTAATGGCTTTAATGGGCATAAAAAAAATGGAAGATTTTTTACCCACACATTATTTTATGCGTGTACACCGTTCGTTTATTGTTGCTTTAAATAGAATAACAACCATTGAACGCAACCGCATTGTTTTTGGGAAAGATTATATCCCCATTAGCGAACAATATAAAGATGCTTTTCAGGAGTTTCTAGATACCCGGTTTCTAAAGTAATATCAATGAAATATTTTTGAGTTCTAAAGCATCGATTTAAAGGTGCTTTTTTTATTTAATCCCTTTCAACTTCAATTCAATAGGATATCCAGAAACTCATCCGTCGATAAAATCTACCAATCCATAGATTCCTTTTCTATTTCATTTCCTCTTCCCTTTTCTTTGAATTAGAAATAATTACAAAACGAACTTACAAGATCTGTTGTGAATCATTTCTGAGCGGATCGTATAAGTTCCTTTATTAACAATAAATTTTTAAAATATGGAAACAAGAGAAAAACAAGAAAACAGAATTAATTTAATTTCTAGCGTAAGCATAGTTATTATGCTGATTTTAATAGGAACAAGTAGTGTCATTTTCGCACAGCCTCCGGGTGGTGGCGGTGGAGGACAACAAGGACCTCCTCCTATTCCAAACTCAAAACAAATTAAGAAAATGGTTGCCAATCTTGCCGACGAAATTTCGCTGAGTGACGATCAGGAAACCAAAATCCTAGCGATTTACCAGGAGCATTTTGCCGAGGTAAAAAAGGCCACAAGCTCGGGCCGCCCCGACAGGAGTACAATGGAGGCTTTAAAATCCGGAATGGAAAATAAAGTGAAAGCCGTTTTAAACGAAGAACAACAAGAGCAGTTTACGGCATACATTAAAAACCATAAAAAACCACAGCGAGACAGTAGAAGGGAATAAAAAGTTGGTTTAAAAACCACAGTTTAGTTTGTTAAAGGGGAGGCCAAAATTAGGTCTTCCCTTTTTTATTCGAGTACCAAAGAGAATTCGTTTGGAAAATTTCCAGATTCGTCGATTTCATTTTCCCAAAATGCTTTACAGCAATACTTTCACCACATGTTTAACAATTATGTAACAACATAGCAATAACACTATAACAATGATGAGAATTAGGGAAACAAACTTTTTCGCCCCAATAAAACTGCAAGAAATGGATCAGGTAAAATTAATGAACCGAACCGATACAAAATACTGGTTTCATACAAGTCATTTGCACCAATTACTTGAAACGGTTCAGAACGATTATTTTATTCTTACCATGGAAAACAAAGTTGCGCTACCTTACTCTACCATTTATTACGACACAGAAAAAAGCCGCATGTTTACCGCTCATCACAACGGCAAACTCAACCGATATAAAATCAGGCGTCGTAGTTACGTTTTAAGTGGTATTAGTTTCTTAGAAGTAAAATTCAAAAACAACAAAGGACGCACTATAAAAAAACGGATTCCAGGCAATTTTGAGAAAAACCAATTCACCGAAAATGAAAACATCTTTTTACAGAAAACAACTCCGTTTTCAGTTCAGGATTTATCACCTTCCTTAACCAATAACTTTTCGCGTATAACGCTGGTAAACCGAAATTTTAAGGAACGATGTACCATTGATTTTAATCTTCATTTTTCAACTAACAATAAGCAAATTGCGCTAAACAACCTGGTTATTGTTGAAGTAAAATCAGAAGGTTCGCCATCGGCATCGCCACTGGCCCGCGCATTGCGGAACCAACGCATTAAAACCTCCGGATTCAGCAAATATTGTATAGGCCGAACCGTTACCGACTCTTCCATAAAACGAAACGCGTTTAAACACAAAATCAGGATGATTGAAAGAACAATTAACACAGAAAACAGTTTGTACAACCTTTAAATTAATAACATGAACGAAACAGTAACATTTATCGACACATTAAAAAATTTAAGTGCCAATAACCTTGAAATGACAGAACTGGCAAATTGGGAAGAGCATTTGCGTTTTTTAGGAATTAAAATTATTAACGTTGGCGACTTTTCGGAGCTTTTGGTGCGCCTGGCACTTAACCTGTTTGTTAGTTTTTTGGTGGTGCACTACATGTATGCCCGTAACAGCCGCCGTAAAGACTTCTATTTTAGTTTTTTGGCCGTTGGTACCGTTGTATTTCTTTTAAGCTTTTTACTAAACAGTGTTAAGCTCGAACTCGGTTTTGCTCTTGGTTTATTTGCCATCTTCGGAATTATACGTTACCGCACCGATGCCATCCCCATTAAGGAAATGACCTACCTTTTTATTGTTATCGGCATTTCGGTAATAAATGCCCTGGCCAACAAAAAAGTGAGTTACGTTGAATTAATTTTCACCAACTCGGCCATTGTTTTTGGTTTGTGGCTGCTTGAAAAACGCTTAATGCTGAAACAAGAAGGCTCGATACGTTTGATTTACGAAAAAATAGAGAACATACATGACGACAAAAAAGTAGTGCTTTTGGCCGATTTGAAAGCACGTACCGGAATTAATATTAAACGTTACGAGATTCAGAAAATAGACTTTTTGAAAGACGTTGCCGACATTACTCTCTATTATGATGTTAACGGGAAAAATAAAATATCGCATGACTCGTCAACTGAAAAAATATCAAACTAAACATATTAATAATAATAATAATAATAATAATAGAAATACAATTTAGCATGAAAACAAGATTGATTCTCACAATAGTTTTTGTCATTTCTATATTGGCAACACAAAGAACTTTTGCACAGGAAACTGAAAATGAATTTCAAACCCGAACAAAACTTGACATGAGCTTTAAGCCGGTAAAAAAGGTAAAATTTACTATCACGCCGGAGTTACGTTTTGAAGATGATTTCTCGCTCGATAAATACCTTCTTGAGGGAATACTGGAATACAAAGCATCAAAACTATTCACACTGGGTGCTTCCTATGGTTTGGTTGGTAATGTTCGCGATGAAAAAGATACAGAGTACTTTAGCCGCTATGCATTTAGTGCAACAGCTCAAAAAGAATTTGGACGTTTCGAATCATCACTTCGCTTAATGTACAGCAACTATGCCGACGACGATGTAGACGACAAAAACTTTTTACGCTACAGGGCCAAGGTTAAATACGACATTCCCGACTGTAAAATTACACCTTTTGTGGCCGTTCAGCTATTCCAGGATCTAGATAACGGAGGTTTGCACAAAACCCGCTACTCGGTTGGTGCCGACTACAAACTGTTTAAAAAGAACTATATAGGAATTGACTACAAATTCGACTATTACAACACCGAATACCTGAACAAACACATTATTAGCCTGGGGTATAAAATTAAATTCTAAAAATCACAAAAATAATACAAAATGAAAAAGATAAGCCTGATTGCAACAACATTACTTCTTCTGGTTTTTAGCGCTTGCCGCGATGATGAATCGATAATTGAAAACAAAGAAGAGAAGGAAGAAGAAATTATCGACCTGACCGATTATTCCGATTGGGATGATGCCACACACAGTAAGAGTGCGGAACTGAACTACGATGTGGTTTTTAATCAAAACGAAGTGTTACGCTTCGATATTACCATCGACAACGATGATTGGTCAGATATGCAAACAAATTTAGCCTCTGTATTAAGTTCTAGCGGCGGCCGTCCGGGCGAGTCGATCGACTTCGACGATCCGATGTTTGTGCCCTGCTCGTTTAAATTTAACGATACCGAGTGGTACCATGTAGGAATCCGTTACAAAGGAAATTCA
It contains:
- a CDS encoding two-component regulator propeller domain-containing protein; amino-acid sequence: MRSSFLICFLVVFGFYSTFAQADDVRFRRVSPPGGFSFQAIHSFNQDKFGYIWMGGFDGVLRYDSKEIIRFSYQPEKEDGLPSNTVTAIAIDKNNNIWVSTDKGLCKFNTVTQEFEQVHYTYENSTQVNQHLFSIQFDGQGKLWIVDEHFFGYLDETSNKMIRITDRMTNSPRLIYNDETNRLWLGTQDGSVYKVNYKEAKIEKLINGPGSTVRTISTSTDNIWVGYQEHGARMYDFEGKLKYHYQYTKNPDYDIRDASIRKIWRDTRGQIWIGSYLGLFKSIGKELIHYDHNKYEGLPHNSIFDIYEDNQGGIWIGTWSGGVAYMHHSDNSFTNYRHSNEPGTISDNMVSSFAQTPDGQLYVGTELFGLNRFNPKTSVFTPLQITKQNGIIDIKAMEIDKNGGLWIGSAFNGLFYRPARQSNFIHFPAGTEDGKHVSASEVYSLCKSDSGMWIGTNLGGINFYHFGTKEISFESKKSPFEQLLNTNCQALTTDTKNNLWIGTQNGAIRIHLPTGKSTSFNIYEKNNHKTGSQNFYFIKQLSDGRIWMGTGGNGINIYNPKSDSISIFTANGLLKNKDVYGIIEDSYKNIWITSNDGLISYNSDLQTSRRFVLNDGIQGDLFNPSAIYKDNQGNIYFGGTNGFSLLEPKPIHTNHRPPNILLTKVSANNRSIVPEQTGINQYQKIVLDPTETNLNFTFSADNYLLPDKNEFSYRLVNYIDNWVDNNNRGTANFVNLPAGEYRFEVKASNNDGIWNDEPASIDIVVKQFWYKSTYAIAVYSFIFLLIIIAVIRFFRERSKLKKDLLIEKMEHKQEEQLTEMKLKFFTNISHEFRTPLTLINGPVNQLLLDTNLTDAQHKQLDTVKRNSNRLLQLINQIMDLRKAEKGLEKLKISKIDLVSFINKRVLNFSEEARTNNITFSFNYTTSSSIIEADEEKLDKIIFNLLSNAFKYTPVNGEITITIHENKLDNIHNFTNQLSFGELENEEFVEIAVVDSGQGISSEDLPHIFERFEQGRSQNSKVNSSGIGLNLCKDFTLIHRGIIVVQSSPGKGTRFSVQLPTKQKAQKILFQSHEIVKNVESWQSTDMTPSNPNLNDKNTTIIVVEDNKDLREYITGLLNNFYNVLFAEDGKQGLDMLKSKNIDLVISDVMMPQMDGFEFCQTIKSQIETSHIPVILLTALSSAENTSTGLDKGADAYISKPFEEQVLLSQVANLLNQRKRLQENFAKRMVSKQAIDIGSLDNYFLNKINSIIEENITNENFTVDLLASEMSLSRSQLHRKLKQISNHSASEYINMVRIKKATALLATKSYNVDEVAFKVGFNSHSYFSKCFKKIHGQTPKEYLKGL
- a CDS encoding DUF1566 domain-containing protein; this translates as MENSKTDNRKLIIRLFALLIPIGLLIGCQNNDDDISSDDSDVIITYDYTLVASGQTSIYDADGAELYNLSEGDAFFGQDGNYLKGATMSYIDNSDGTTSDLNTGLMWQTIPLPEKMTYDEAIEYCENIELAGYDDWRAPNLKELFSISDFGKGWPYLDTTYFKLASGIVDKSEQFWSSNRYVGTTVEGQDNAAFGVNHVTGHIKAYAAGSEMEGGEGGMPPSGGGPQGIGTTPTDSTGAGTPPPGGEGSIGDGTMSGPLAKYIRAVRGDEYGTNDYVDNGDGTITDKSTGLMWTQDDSGEGMIWEDALFYAENSIFAGYDDWRLPNVKEHQAIVDYGYSPTATAPDKVGPAIDPIFNCTQIISEAGYDDYPYYWTSTSANFSKGQLYYYAWYISLGRAVNDQGEDFHGAGAVRFDTKDIDGPAGEDAERYYNYVRLVRNAE
- a CDS encoding histidine kinase, producing the protein MRTTIKLNTNFGRVQFQILLFIWLLIFSIPLLAGDTSNGIAWSRIIRIWTEYGFVFIVFLINHFLLFPQFLKGRRVLYFVSVFCILMLLILVSYFFENTNTPPNNALQPMRPPIDRPPGSHPGKGPREFIPPFGNLLIITILMIGFDAGLSFSGKWLQAEQNKIILEKENMENKMAFLQNQISPHFFMNTLNNIHALVDIDTEEAKEAIIRLSQMMAYMLYESQTEKISIQKEIIFIKSYVELMKLRFPEEVDVKLSIPETLPDINVPPLLTISFIENAFKHGVSYEESSFIHIKYIVKKDKMYFEIQNSDHSKREKDKNSGLGLENAQKRLALIYNNNYELLINKDVRNIFKVNLNIPV
- a CDS encoding LytTR family DNA-binding domain-containing protein; its protein translation is MIRCIAIDDEPLALRQITGYVEKTPFLELSASFNSALKAMDFLNENEVDLMFVDINMPDLTGLDFVKSTSAKAKVIFTTAYREYGYEGFQLDAADYLVKPIGYPDFLKAVTKTKERFFTKKESVETIEKNDQYLFIKSEYKIVRIDFKDITFIESMRDYVRIHLDNQKPVMALMGIKKMEDFLPTHYFMRVHRSFIVALNRITTIERNRIVFGKDYIPISEQYKDAFQEFLDTRFLK
- a CDS encoding polyphosphate polymerase domain-containing protein; this translates as MDQVKLMNRTDTKYWFHTSHLHQLLETVQNDYFILTMENKVALPYSTIYYDTEKSRMFTAHHNGKLNRYKIRRRSYVLSGISFLEVKFKNNKGRTIKKRIPGNFEKNQFTENENIFLQKTTPFSVQDLSPSLTNNFSRITLVNRNFKERCTIDFNLHFSTNNKQIALNNLVIVEVKSEGSPSASPLARALRNQRIKTSGFSKYCIGRTVTDSSIKRNAFKHKIRMIERTINTENSLYNL
- a CDS encoding DUF4956 domain-containing protein, which encodes MNETVTFIDTLKNLSANNLEMTELANWEEHLRFLGIKIINVGDFSELLVRLALNLFVSFLVVHYMYARNSRRKDFYFSFLAVGTVVFLLSFLLNSVKLELGFALGLFAIFGIIRYRTDAIPIKEMTYLFIVIGISVINALANKKVSYVELIFTNSAIVFGLWLLEKRLMLKQEGSIRLIYEKIENIHDDKKVVLLADLKARTGINIKRYEIQKIDFLKDVADITLYYDVNGKNKISHDSSTEKISN
- a CDS encoding DUF2490 domain-containing protein, with the protein product MKTRLILTIVFVISILATQRTFAQETENEFQTRTKLDMSFKPVKKVKFTITPELRFEDDFSLDKYLLEGILEYKASKLFTLGASYGLVGNVRDEKDTEYFSRYAFSATAQKEFGRFESSLRLMYSNYADDDVDDKNFLRYRAKVKYDIPDCKITPFVAVQLFQDLDNGGLHKTRYSVGADYKLFKKNYIGIDYKFDYYNTEYLNKHIISLGYKIKF